The Bosea sp. 685 DNA window TGCGGCAGGATCGTTCGAGGCGACCAGCGCCAGCGCCGGATCGCGCGTCCAGGCGAGTTGCCCGTTGGCGCCGGCAACGGCGAAGACGACATCACCGTCGAGCAGGTCGTTGGCGAGCAGGATCGCCGGCAAGGGGACGCGCTTGGGGGCGGCAGCCATCACGCGGCCTCCGCCAAGGTGAGCGTCAGCCCGTCGAGTTCGTCGGACCAGATGATCTGGCAGGAGAGGCGCGAGGTCGCCTCGATTAATGGCAAGGTGTCGAGCGCGTCGATTTCGTCCTCGCGCGGTTCGGGCAGGCGCTTGGCCCAGTCGGGCGCGACGACGACGTGGCAGGTGGCGCAATCGCAGGAGCCGCCGCAGACGCCTTCGATGCCGACCTTGTAGTCGCGCAGAATCTCCATCACCCGCCAGCCTTCGACGGCTTCGAGTTCATGGGCGCGACCGTCGCGGTCGATCACATTCAGAATGGCCACTGCGCCGCTTGTCCCGTTCGTTCTTCCGAACGTTTCAAATAAGCCAGAGCGGCGATCGGTTCAATTCACGCAAGGTAGCGTGTTTTTTCTTATTCCCGATCAAAAAGAGGAGATTTCTCTTTCCGACTCCTCGAGCATGGCGCCCATCGAGTGGATTTTCCTCCACGGGAGGAGAGGCGACGATGGCTGCGTCAGACCAATCCGCCCAGCCGATATCCTACGCCTGGCTCGGTCTCGATCAGCTTCGGCGTTGCGGGGTCATCCTCGAGCTTCTGGCGCAACTGCCCGACGAAGACGCGCAGATATTGCACGTCATGCTCATGCGCCGGCCCCCAGACCGCGGTCAGGATCTGGCGATGCGTCAGCACGCGGCCATTTCCGCCGGCCAGGCTGGCGAGCAGGTCGTATTCCTTCGGCGAGAGTTTGACATGCACCCCGGCGCGGCTGATCCGGCGGTTGACGAGGTCGATCTCGACATCGCCCGAGCGGATCGTTGCCTCCGCGCCTTGCCGCTCGATGCGGTGGCGCAGCGCGACGCGCAGGCGCGCCAGCAATTCCCCGACGCCGAAGGGCTTTTCGACATAATCATCGGCGCCGGCATCGAGCGCATCGATCTTCTCGGTCTCGCGGTCTCGCGCCGAGAGGATGATCACCGGCCCGTCATAGAAGGCGCGCGCCTTGGCCAGGGCCTCCTTGCCGTCCATGTCGGGCAAGCCGAGATCGAGCACCACGGCGTCGGGCGGTTTGCGCGCGATCTCGCGCAGGCCGGCGGTGGCGTCGTCGGCGCGGACATGTTCGTAGCCTGCCGCATCGAGCGCCGGGCCGAGGAAGCGGTGGATCTGCGGCTCGTCGTCGATGACGAGGATGCGGGGGCGGAAAGCGGTCATGACAGAACCTCCTGCGCTGCGCCGTTCTTGCGCAGGCTGATCAATATGCGGGTGCCGCCCTTGGAACCGTCCGGCCGGTCCTGGATCGGGCTTGCGGCCGCGATGCGCCCGCCCATGGCCTCGACGAAGCCCTTGGAGATGGCAAGGCCGAGGCCCGCCCCCTTGCCACGCTCGCCGCCGCGATCGGTCGCCTCTTCCATGCGCCGGAACTTCTCGAAGACGCGTTCGAGTTCGGCAGTCGGGATGCCGCGACCTTCGTCCTCGATCGAGATCACGACATTGCCCCGGTCTTCATAGGCCGCGGTTTCGATCAGCGAACCGTTCTCGCTATAGGCGATCGCGTTCTCCAGGATGTTGACCAGGGCCTGTTCGAGCAAAGACGGATCAGCGGGCACCGCTGAGAGCTCGGCTGGAAAATCGCGCTGGATGCGGCGGTTCTCCAGGCGCCGCGACACCCGCGCGATCGCGGCCGAGATCACGTCGCGGACATCGGTCCAATCGCGGCGCGTCAC harbors:
- a CDS encoding 2Fe-2S iron-sulfur cluster-binding protein, with the translated sequence MAILNVIDRDGRAHELEAVEGWRVMEILRDYKVGIEGVCGGSCDCATCHVVVAPDWAKRLPEPREDEIDALDTLPLIEATSRLSCQIIWSDELDGLTLTLAEAA
- a CDS encoding response regulator; protein product: MTAFRPRILVIDDEPQIHRFLGPALDAAGYEHVRADDATAGLREIARKPPDAVVLDLGLPDMDGKEALAKARAFYDGPVIILSARDRETEKIDALDAGADDYVEKPFGVGELLARLRVALRHRIERQGAEATIRSGDVEIDLVNRRISRAGVHVKLSPKEYDLLASLAGGNGRVLTHRQILTAVWGPAHEHDVQYLRVFVGQLRQKLEDDPATPKLIETEPGVGYRLGGLV